The Desulfovibrio sp. JC022 genomic sequence GCGTCTGCAAGGAGTGCCAAGGAAAAAGCGAGAAATAACGCACAAAATTTCCTTACACATACTTAAAAACGCCGCCTGAAATCAGTCGGCGTTTTTTTTTGCATCACGGGAAAATTTAATAACGGCAATTGGCGGGATTTCATAATCCCATTTCATATTTATAACCAAGGCTGCAAGGCCCCGCTAAACAGAGGATTGTATGATCAAGCCCGACTTTGAAAAAATGAACAATCTGGTACCGGCCATTGCTCAGGACGCCGAAACCGGTGAAGTCCTGATGATGGCTTACATGAATGAAGAAGCATGGAATAAGACGCTTGAAACCGGCGATGCCCATTATTGGAGCAGAAGCCGCAACACCCTCTGGCATAAAGGCGGAACATCCGGT encodes the following:
- the hisI gene encoding phosphoribosyl-AMP cyclohydrolase, with the translated sequence MIKPDFEKMNNLVPAIAQDAETGEVLMMAYMNEEAWNKTLETGDAHYWSRSRNTLWHKGGTSGHVQKIKSIKIDCDEDTLVLLVDQIGGAACHKGYRSCFYRELKEGEVIKCSPMVFDPKEVYK